The following coding sequences are from one Streptococcus sp. NPS 308 window:
- a CDS encoding oligosaccharide flippase family protein has product MKNIKVNALASLLVNILNIVFPLITNPYLTRILSKSNYGYFNTANTWASFVIPLAAFGIYNYGIRAISKVKDDKNKINYVFSKLFYISVFTSLLTTGIYFLFIFFDTSIVNLKVLYYILGAQALFQFLNIEWMNEAYENYAFILYKTLIIRIAMLVAIFTFVKTADDIVPYAIVMSATTILNYLLSFLWIKREVSFVKIGLVELIKASKPLLTMLLLANANMLYTLLDRMFITKGPDENYISYYTIASSIVMLIASVLSGALNVSIPRLGYYLGKKDYTSYKSLLNQGAALFYFLIVPTSIGIMVLGNYAAVIYSSEKYLEAGIVTSVFAFRTIIWAIELILGKQIIFINDHENRLTAFYFLGGGANILFNCLLYFNNIFAPEYYIATTILAETIVVLLEIRFIQKHQLIDLKEIFATLTRYTIVSLGFIPIYFVFKFLFQVNSYTVNFNMILMVLSTVAACGIYYLLTLFIAKDKTLHYALDLVLAKLKRN; this is encoded by the coding sequence ATGAAAAATATAAAAGTAAATGCCTTGGCCAGCTTGCTGGTCAATATTCTCAATATCGTTTTTCCTCTGATAACCAATCCTTATCTGACGCGGATTCTCAGCAAATCCAACTACGGTTACTTCAATACCGCCAATACCTGGGCCAGCTTTGTCATTCCACTAGCAGCCTTTGGAATATACAACTACGGGATTCGTGCTATCAGTAAGGTTAAGGACGACAAGAATAAAATCAACTATGTCTTTTCTAAGTTGTTTTATATTTCGGTTTTCACTTCTCTACTGACGACTGGTATCTACTTCCTCTTTATCTTCTTTGATACCAGCATTGTGAACCTGAAAGTCCTTTACTATATCCTAGGAGCTCAGGCACTCTTCCAATTCCTCAATATCGAATGGATGAACGAGGCTTATGAAAACTATGCCTTCATCCTCTACAAGACATTGATTATTCGGATTGCCATGCTGGTTGCTATCTTTACCTTTGTTAAAACTGCAGATGATATCGTTCCTTATGCCATCGTCATGAGTGCAACCACCATCCTCAACTACCTGCTCAGTTTTCTTTGGATCAAGAGAGAAGTTTCCTTTGTCAAAATTGGTCTTGTGGAATTAATCAAAGCATCTAAACCGCTCTTGACTATGCTTCTCTTAGCGAACGCCAACATGCTCTATACCTTGCTTGATAGAATGTTTATCACCAAGGGACCCGATGAAAACTACATTTCTTACTACACTATTGCTTCCAGTATTGTCATGCTGATAGCCAGTGTCTTAAGTGGGGCTCTCAATGTGAGTATCCCACGTCTCGGCTACTATCTCGGTAAGAAAGATTACACCTCTTATAAAAGTCTTCTGAATCAAGGGGCTGCCCTCTTTTACTTCCTCATCGTTCCAACCAGCATTGGGATTATGGTATTAGGGAACTACGCGGCAGTTATCTACTCTTCTGAAAAATACCTCGAAGCAGGTATTGTGACAAGTGTCTTTGCCTTTCGTACCATCATCTGGGCCATCGAGTTGATCCTTGGTAAACAAATTATCTTTATCAATGACCACGAAAATCGCTTGACTGCCTTTTACTTCCTTGGTGGCGGAGCCAATATCCTCTTCAACTGCCTCTTGTATTTCAATAATATTTTCGCACCAGAGTACTATATCGCTACGACCATTCTTGCGGAGACTATCGTCGTTCTCTTGGAAATTCGCTTTATCCAGAAACACCAACTGATTGATTTGAAAGAAATCTTTGCTACTCTAACACGCTATACTATTGTATCCCTTGGTTTCATCCCAATTTATTTTGTGTTTAAATTCCTTTTCCAAGTCAACTCTTATACAGTCAACTTCAACATGATTCTCATGGTTCTCTCGACTGTTGCAGCTTGTGGTATTTATTACCTCTTGACCCTCTTTATCGCCAAAGATAAAACACTCCACTATGCTCTAGACTTAGTACTTGCTAAGCTTAAAAGAAATTAA